The following are encoded together in the Phenylobacterium sp. NIBR 498073 genome:
- the glsA gene encoding glutaminase A, whose amino-acid sequence MQANASRRDLAKAFAFLATASAAAPALAQSSTGGGDIDAAVKAAHAQYKTLNEGKNADYIPALAQVPSHYFGIGLVTPTNKSSFVGDIEPKFSIQSISKVFTLALVFQESGEDLIENSIGVDATGQVFNSITAVEQYKGKEMNPFVNPGAIATTGMVKGSSADEVWRKILGIHSDFAGRQLDVDQVVYKSEADTNQRNRAIGQLMSAYERFPGDPAQAVDLYTRQCAIAVNAKDLAVMAATLANGGKNPVTRKQVIDPRHVPGILAVMATAGLYDDSGKWLFHTGLPAKSGVGGGIIAVSPGKFGIGTFAPPLDAAGNSVRGQRAITAISNALGGNPYSVRPV is encoded by the coding sequence ATGCAAGCCAACGCTTCCCGGCGGGACCTGGCCAAGGCCTTCGCCTTCCTCGCCACCGCCTCCGCCGCCGCCCCGGCGCTCGCCCAATCCTCCACTGGCGGCGGCGACATCGACGCCGCCGTGAAGGCCGCGCACGCCCAGTACAAGACCTTGAACGAAGGCAAGAACGCCGACTACATCCCGGCCCTCGCCCAGGTGCCCTCGCACTATTTCGGGATCGGTCTGGTCACCCCGACCAACAAGTCGTCCTTCGTCGGCGACATCGAGCCGAAGTTCTCGATCCAGTCGATCTCCAAGGTCTTCACCCTGGCCCTGGTGTTCCAGGAGTCCGGCGAGGACCTGATCGAGAACAGCATCGGCGTCGACGCGACCGGCCAGGTGTTCAACTCGATCACCGCCGTGGAGCAGTACAAGGGCAAGGAGATGAATCCCTTCGTCAATCCGGGAGCCATCGCCACCACCGGCATGGTCAAGGGATCGAGCGCGGACGAGGTCTGGCGCAAGATCCTGGGCATCCACAGCGACTTCGCCGGCCGCCAGCTCGACGTCGACCAGGTGGTCTACAAGTCCGAGGCCGACACCAATCAGCGCAACCGGGCGATCGGCCAGCTGATGTCGGCCTATGAGCGGTTCCCGGGCGACCCGGCCCAGGCCGTCGACCTCTATACCCGTCAGTGCGCCATCGCCGTGAACGCCAAGGACCTGGCGGTGATGGCCGCGACCCTGGCCAACGGCGGCAAGAACCCCGTCACCCGCAAGCAGGTGATCGATCCGCGCCATGTGCCCGGAATCCTGGCGGTGATGGCCACGGCCGGCCTCTACGACGACAGCGGCAAGTGGCTGTTCCACACCGGCCTGCCGGCCAAGAGCGGCGTCGGCGGCGGCATCATCGCGGTCTCGCCTGGCAAGTTCGGGATCGGAACCTTCGCCCCGCCGCTCGACGCGGCCGGCAACAGCGTCCGCGGCCAGCGCGCGATCACCGCGATTTCGAACGCCCTCGGCGGCAATCCTTACTCGGTGCGGCCGGTCTAG
- a CDS encoding porin, with protein sequence MYAIATTSAALAAAISGEQSPPAAQAAPAPQPSADSGGFTLGSLLDLDFQLGPWTFHGYLQYDGANYDQAAEGPPESDFRRGGVRLGDPLGARSLNDGSYLRRARLGWEGSHGEHVAYRAMFEFGDADEAGEARIAEVWASYIRKPYSIRVGAFSPPTNMEGATGSDSTLFLERATAADLARSLGGGDGRVGVTVRRVVPGSMIALSLTGPKLDSGDDYAPRTAILARYARAFKGSNDYRFHVGVNGTFVLAPSSEKDPGRPERFPVRFLNTPEIDVDDTPLIDTGEINADRAQVLGLEFAAQRRNFYLQAEGFLFGVDRHGPGGDARFGGYYVQGSWILTGEARRFDQTLAAFAFPKPLAPIGAGGWGALELAFRYSVMDLNDHEGEAGQPTPVGGVRGGRQQILGAALLWYPRPRVRVMANYLHVDVDRLNPAGFDDPAPFGAPPATPPVGVQIGQELDILAIRVRYSF encoded by the coding sequence GTGTACGCCATTGCCACGACGAGCGCCGCGCTCGCAGCGGCGATATCAGGCGAGCAGTCGCCGCCGGCGGCGCAGGCGGCTCCAGCCCCGCAACCCTCCGCCGACAGCGGCGGCTTCACGCTCGGCTCCCTGCTCGACCTCGACTTCCAGCTCGGGCCTTGGACCTTTCATGGCTACCTGCAGTACGACGGGGCGAATTACGACCAGGCCGCCGAAGGTCCTCCGGAGAGCGACTTCCGGCGCGGCGGCGTGCGCCTCGGCGACCCGCTGGGCGCGCGCAGCCTCAACGACGGATCCTACCTGCGGCGCGCGCGCCTGGGCTGGGAGGGTTCGCACGGCGAGCACGTCGCCTATCGCGCCATGTTCGAGTTCGGCGACGCCGACGAGGCCGGCGAAGCGCGGATCGCCGAGGTCTGGGCCAGCTACATCCGCAAACCCTACTCGATCCGGGTCGGAGCCTTCTCGCCGCCGACCAACATGGAGGGCGCGACCGGGTCCGACAGCACCCTGTTCCTTGAACGGGCGACCGCCGCGGACCTCGCCCGCTCGCTCGGCGGCGGCGACGGCCGGGTCGGCGTAACGGTCAGGCGCGTCGTGCCGGGCTCGATGATCGCGCTCAGCCTGACCGGCCCCAAGCTCGACTCCGGCGATGACTACGCGCCAAGAACCGCGATCCTTGCTCGCTATGCCCGCGCCTTCAAAGGGTCGAACGACTATCGCTTCCACGTCGGCGTCAACGGGACCTTCGTCCTGGCGCCGTCCAGCGAGAAGGACCCCGGCCGGCCCGAGCGCTTTCCGGTCCGCTTCCTCAACACCCCGGAGATCGACGTCGACGACACCCCGCTGATCGACACCGGCGAGATCAACGCCGACCGGGCCCAGGTACTCGGCCTGGAGTTCGCCGCCCAACGCAGGAACTTCTACCTCCAGGCCGAGGGCTTTCTGTTCGGCGTCGACCGGCACGGCCCGGGCGGAGATGCCCGCTTCGGCGGCTACTACGTCCAGGGCAGCTGGATCCTCACCGGCGAAGCCCGGCGCTTCGACCAGACGCTCGCCGCCTTCGCCTTCCCCAAGCCGCTCGCCCCGATCGGCGCGGGCGGCTGGGGCGCCTTGGAGCTGGCCTTCCGCTACAGCGTCATGGACCTCAACGACCACGAGGGCGAGGCCGGCCAGCCCACGCCGGTCGGCGGGGTGCGCGGCGGGCGCCAGCAGATCCTCGGCGCGGCGCTGCTCTGGTACCCGCGGCCCCGCGTCCGGGTCATGGCCAACTACCTCCACGTCGATGTCGACCGCCTCAATCCGGCGGGATTCGACGATCCGGCCCCGTTCGGCGCGCCGCCCGCCACGCCGCCGGTCGGGGTGCAGATCGGCCAGGAGCTCGACATCCTCGCCATCCGCGTTCGGTACTCGTTCTAG
- a CDS encoding amidohydrolase family protein, with amino-acid sequence MTRKRLRPAALAACALVLAGLPGLTAAAPAGAPPKPPPTPPVPTFKRSLASFSKANSSPQCFDRQSEPYTGVSDAHFHPRPFGGQAIEPTTLFQYFDKAGVRFVTYMGIGQSLDMKSDCTYYLNCPGVKALPSIKNDFVNGQEMKVYPHDNVHITLSMTFVDLAHPEGAVETIKLYDREFPGMFAWMGEANVMKQALLGNGFEPPTFESINRWAPFMKVLEQRGIPLTVHADLGNDAEPTKFVPLMQHVLKTYPNNKIVWAHMGLSKELTKMNPKLHVAIMRKALDTYPNLMLDISWDVIYNAYYQYGQDFIDLFNAYPTRILNGSDFVASADKPFEQYWKELEVTSRVNRRLNDEAFRQIALGENYFRLLNLDYVAPPVCRAGR; translated from the coding sequence ATGACTCGCAAACGCCTTCGACCGGCCGCGCTGGCCGCCTGCGCCCTGGTCCTGGCCGGGCTGCCCGGCCTGACCGCGGCGGCGCCGGCGGGCGCACCGCCAAAGCCCCCTCCGACCCCGCCGGTCCCGACCTTCAAACGCAGTCTGGCGTCATTTTCGAAGGCGAACTCGAGCCCGCAGTGCTTCGATCGCCAATCCGAGCCCTATACTGGCGTCTCGGATGCCCACTTCCATCCGCGGCCTTTCGGCGGCCAGGCGATAGAGCCGACGACCCTCTTCCAGTATTTCGACAAGGCCGGGGTGCGGTTCGTGACCTACATGGGCATCGGCCAGTCGCTCGATATGAAGTCGGACTGCACCTACTACCTGAACTGCCCGGGGGTGAAGGCGCTGCCCAGCATCAAGAACGACTTCGTCAACGGGCAGGAGATGAAGGTCTATCCGCACGACAACGTCCACATCACCCTGTCGATGACGTTCGTGGATCTGGCCCATCCCGAGGGCGCGGTGGAGACCATCAAGCTCTATGACCGCGAGTTCCCGGGCATGTTCGCCTGGATGGGCGAGGCTAACGTCATGAAGCAGGCGTTGCTGGGCAACGGATTCGAGCCGCCGACGTTCGAGAGCATCAACCGCTGGGCCCCGTTCATGAAGGTGCTCGAGCAGCGCGGCATCCCGCTCACCGTCCACGCCGACCTGGGCAACGACGCCGAACCGACCAAGTTCGTGCCGCTGATGCAGCACGTGCTGAAGACCTATCCGAACAACAAGATCGTCTGGGCGCATATGGGGCTCTCGAAAGAGCTGACCAAGATGAACCCCAAGCTGCATGTGGCGATCATGCGCAAGGCGCTGGATACCTATCCGAACCTGATGCTCGATATATCGTGGGACGTGATCTACAACGCCTACTACCAGTACGGGCAGGACTTCATAGACTTGTTCAACGCCTATCCGACCCGGATCCTGAACGGCAGCGATTTCGTCGCCTCCGCCGACAAGCCGTTCGAGCAATACTGGAAGGAGCTGGAGGTCACGAGCCGGGTCAACCGGCGCCTGAACGACGAGGCGTTCCGCCAGATCGCGCTGGGCGAGAATTACTTCCGGCTGCTGAACCTGGACTACGTCGCGCCGCCGGTCTGCCGGGCTGGCCGCTAG
- a CDS encoding pyrroloquinoline quinone-dependent dehydrogenase, producing MIQRLAVAALCALAACSPPAAPPAAAPEADWPYYGGDAGGQRFSPAAQITPANVKGLKLAWTYSTGHMKTHADAVQRAAFEATPILAGGRLYLCSPFNVASAHDPATGRALWTFDPKIDAGARYPNSFNCRGVAYWRDPAAPADAPCAERIFMATNDRRLFSLDAATGKACAGFGQGGQVDAMPGAQLARPDGAQITSAPVVIDGIVVVGSSIDDNQRVRETPGAVRAFDALSGALRWTYDPLQASGPGVVAGAANVWAPMSADLARGLVFLPTSSPSPDFYGAARPGNAAHANSVVAVHAATGQVAWAFQTTHHDVWDYDVPAQPTLAMLGYRGGPVRPAVIQTTKQGLVFTLDRETGQPIIPVEERPVPQGGEVGEVLSPTQPFPVAPAPLAPSRITPDDAFGLTPWDKDACRKLIAGARNEGLYTPPSTRGTILYPFTGGGSNWGGIAFDPRRGVAFINTSSALHKVTLIPAGKVAGEKQANPDLEISPQAGAPFGMRRELLRSPLGLPCNPPPWGLLSAVDMTTGQVLWRTPLGATGDLAPGSQFFVRGVGTPNFGGPIATASGLVFIGAAMDDYLRAFDAKSGRELWKGRLPAGGQATPMTYVWKGRQYVVIAAGGHAKGDTRRGDQVVAFALPD from the coding sequence ATGATCCAGCGTCTCGCCGTCGCCGCGCTTTGCGCCCTCGCCGCCTGCAGTCCGCCGGCGGCGCCGCCCGCCGCGGCCCCGGAGGCCGACTGGCCCTATTACGGCGGCGACGCCGGGGGTCAGCGGTTCTCGCCCGCCGCCCAGATCACCCCGGCCAACGTGAAAGGGCTGAAGCTCGCCTGGACGTACTCCACCGGCCACATGAAGACCCATGCCGACGCGGTCCAGCGTGCGGCGTTCGAGGCGACCCCGATCCTCGCCGGCGGCCGGCTCTACCTCTGCAGCCCGTTCAACGTCGCCAGCGCCCACGACCCCGCCACGGGCCGCGCGCTCTGGACCTTCGACCCGAAGATCGACGCCGGCGCCCGCTATCCCAACAGCTTCAACTGCCGCGGCGTCGCCTACTGGCGCGATCCGGCCGCCCCGGCCGACGCCCCCTGCGCCGAGCGCATCTTCATGGCCACCAACGACCGGCGGCTGTTCTCGCTCGACGCGGCCACCGGCAAGGCCTGCGCCGGCTTCGGCCAGGGCGGCCAGGTCGACGCCATGCCCGGCGCCCAGCTGGCGCGGCCTGACGGGGCGCAGATCACCTCGGCCCCGGTGGTGATCGACGGGATCGTCGTGGTCGGCTCCTCGATCGACGACAACCAGCGGGTCCGCGAGACGCCCGGCGCGGTCCGTGCCTTCGACGCGCTCAGCGGCGCGCTGCGCTGGACCTACGACCCGTTGCAGGCGTCCGGCCCCGGCGTCGTCGCCGGCGCCGCCAACGTCTGGGCCCCGATGTCGGCCGACCTGGCCCGCGGCCTGGTGTTCCTGCCGACCTCCAGCCCCAGCCCCGACTTCTACGGCGCCGCGCGCCCAGGGAACGCCGCCCACGCCAACTCGGTGGTCGCCGTCCACGCCGCCACCGGCCAGGTCGCCTGGGCGTTCCAGACCACCCACCACGACGTCTGGGACTACGACGTCCCGGCCCAGCCGACCCTGGCCATGCTCGGCTACCGCGGCGGCCCGGTCCGCCCCGCGGTGATCCAGACCACCAAGCAGGGCTTGGTCTTCACCCTCGACCGCGAGACCGGCCAGCCGATCATCCCGGTCGAGGAGCGCCCGGTCCCCCAGGGCGGCGAGGTCGGCGAGGTGCTCTCCCCCACCCAGCCGTTCCCGGTCGCGCCCGCGCCGCTGGCGCCCAGCCGCATCACCCCGGACGACGCCTTCGGCCTGACGCCCTGGGACAAGGACGCCTGCCGCAAGCTGATCGCCGGGGCCCGCAACGAGGGGCTCTACACCCCGCCCAGCACCCGGGGGACGATCCTCTACCCGTTCACCGGCGGCGGTTCGAACTGGGGCGGCATCGCCTTCGATCCGCGCCGGGGCGTGGCGTTCATCAACACCTCCTCGGCCCTGCACAAGGTCACCCTGATCCCGGCGGGCAAGGTCGCCGGCGAGAAGCAGGCCAACCCCGACCTTGAGATCAGCCCCCAGGCCGGCGCCCCCTTCGGCATGCGGCGCGAGCTGCTGCGCTCGCCGCTCGGCCTGCCCTGCAACCCGCCGCCCTGGGGCCTGCTGAGCGCCGTCGACATGACCACCGGCCAGGTGCTCTGGCGCACTCCGCTCGGCGCCACCGGCGACCTGGCGCCCGGCTCGCAGTTCTTCGTCCGCGGCGTCGGCACGCCCAATTTCGGCGGCCCGATCGCCACCGCCTCGGGCCTGGTGTTCATCGGCGCGGCGATGGACGACTACCTGCGCGCCTTCGACGCCAAGTCCGGCCGCGAGCTCTGGAAGGGCCGCCTGCCGGCCGGCGGCCAGGCCACTCCGATGACCTATGTCTGGAAGGGCCGCCAGTACGTGGTCATCGCCGCCGGCGGCCACGCCAAGGGCGACACCAGGCGCGGCGACCAGGTCGTGGCCTTCGCCCTGCCCGACTAG
- a CDS encoding surface-adhesin E family protein — MSYRKAAVAAVGLVLLASGARAAPFEAVSFKKGQSALVYDVGSVRREGAMAQAWVYQIVAHPMDGASMVATFREFSCAMRRTRDLARRFVSPDGETLRAVETPGEWQDVAPGDERYELMQQVCMGKPQRIAGQQMSVFDFQTVVRDALSAP, encoded by the coding sequence ATGAGCTATCGCAAGGCGGCGGTCGCCGCCGTGGGTCTGGTGCTGCTGGCCAGCGGCGCGCGCGCCGCGCCGTTCGAAGCCGTCAGCTTCAAGAAGGGGCAGAGCGCCCTGGTCTACGATGTCGGCAGCGTCCGGCGCGAAGGGGCCATGGCCCAGGCCTGGGTCTACCAGATCGTCGCCCACCCGATGGACGGGGCGAGCATGGTGGCCACGTTCCGCGAGTTTTCCTGCGCCATGCGCCGCACCCGCGACCTTGCCCGCCGCTTCGTCTCGCCGGACGGTGAAACCCTGCGCGCGGTGGAGACGCCGGGCGAGTGGCAGGACGTGGCTCCCGGCGACGAGCGGTACGAGCTGATGCAACAGGTCTGCATGGGCAAGCCGCAGCGCATCGCCGGCCAGCAGATGTCGGTGTTCGACTTCCAGACCGTGGTCCGCGACGCCCTGAGCGCGCCCTAG
- a CDS encoding DUF202 domain-containing protein, translating to MSDPAARSDVDAIAAARDIALRDVERTMIQIVQTSISMIGFGFTIHAFLQNADAGASLGVDIDQVARRIGLALLTLGLLNLGWGLWSQSRFLAVVRRRHPLPPGAPRGYQIRSTFVVAGLLLALGGAAFATMIVQTFS from the coding sequence ATGTCCGATCCCGCCGCCCGGTCCGATGTCGACGCGATCGCCGCGGCCAGGGACATCGCCCTGCGCGACGTCGAGCGCACCATGATCCAGATCGTGCAGACCTCGATCTCGATGATCGGCTTCGGCTTCACCATCCACGCCTTCCTGCAGAACGCCGACGCCGGCGCCTCGCTCGGCGTCGACATCGACCAGGTGGCGCGGCGGATCGGCCTGGCCCTGCTGACGCTGGGACTGCTGAACCTGGGCTGGGGTCTCTGGAGCCAGTCGCGCTTCCTGGCGGTCGTCCGCCGTCGCCATCCGCTGCCGCCCGGCGCGCCGCGCGGCTACCAGATCCGCTCCACCTTCGTCGTCGCCGGCCTGCTGCTGGCGCTCGGCGGCGCGGCCTTCGCGACCATGATCGTCCAAACCTTCAGCTGA
- a CDS encoding DcaP family trimeric outer membrane transporter, which translates to MALGLGAGGAAAAQDDRNFEVYGFAQLDYIQDFKRVHPDWDATLRPSKIPTVDGIYGDDGQAILSARQTRFGVRAKQPIGGQDLFVRFEFDLYGVGGDAGQTTFRLRHAYGEWGPILAGQTNSLFMDGDTFPNTIDYWGPNGMVFLRNPQIRYTYKTGPHQFAVAVEQPSNDIDPGNIRLIDSDIATGLQGDEELPDLTAHWRYDGGWGHVQVAGILRRVGFETAGTPNNEPSDSKTGWGVNLTSNIKLLEKDVIHLGAVYGEGIASYMNDGGMDLAPEADRLGAPPPAPGQPPPIGLRGEVVPLFGMMAYYDHYWNDQWSSSIGYSRVQVDNTNFQEATAFQTAQYASVNLLYTPSDKIMMGGEFLWGTREDKDGEEGEDYRLQVSFKYAFSSNDFR; encoded by the coding sequence TTGGCGCTCGGCTTGGGCGCCGGCGGCGCGGCCGCGGCCCAGGACGATCGCAACTTCGAGGTCTACGGCTTCGCCCAGCTGGATTACATCCAGGACTTCAAGCGGGTTCACCCTGACTGGGACGCGACCCTGCGCCCGTCGAAGATCCCGACCGTCGACGGCATCTACGGCGACGACGGCCAGGCCATCCTCAGCGCCCGGCAAACCCGCTTCGGGGTGCGGGCCAAGCAGCCGATCGGCGGACAGGACCTCTTCGTCCGGTTTGAGTTCGACCTCTACGGCGTCGGCGGCGACGCCGGGCAGACCACATTCCGGCTGCGTCACGCCTATGGGGAATGGGGGCCGATCCTGGCCGGCCAGACCAACAGCCTGTTCATGGATGGCGACACCTTCCCCAACACCATCGATTACTGGGGGCCCAACGGCATGGTGTTCCTGCGCAATCCGCAGATCCGCTACACCTACAAGACCGGGCCGCACCAGTTCGCCGTCGCCGTCGAGCAGCCCAGCAACGACATCGACCCTGGCAATATCCGCCTCATCGACTCCGACATCGCCACCGGCCTGCAGGGCGACGAGGAGCTGCCTGACCTGACCGCGCACTGGCGCTACGACGGCGGCTGGGGCCACGTCCAGGTGGCCGGCATCCTGCGCCGCGTGGGCTTCGAAACCGCCGGCACGCCGAACAACGAGCCCTCCGACAGCAAGACCGGCTGGGGCGTCAACCTCACCTCGAACATCAAGCTGCTCGAGAAGGACGTCATCCACCTCGGCGCGGTCTACGGCGAAGGCATCGCCAGCTACATGAACGATGGCGGCATGGATCTGGCGCCGGAAGCCGACCGCCTCGGCGCCCCTCCGCCGGCCCCTGGCCAGCCGCCGCCGATCGGCCTGCGCGGCGAGGTCGTGCCCCTGTTCGGGATGATGGCCTACTACGACCACTACTGGAACGATCAATGGAGTTCGTCGATCGGCTACAGCCGCGTGCAGGTCGACAACACCAACTTCCAGGAGGCGACGGCCTTCCAGACCGCCCAATACGCCTCGGTGAACCTGCTCTACACGCCGTCCGACAAGATCATGATGGGTGGCGAGTTCCTTTGGGGCACGCGCGAGGACAAAGACGGCGAGGAAGGCGAGGACTACCGTCTTCAGGTCTCGTTCAAATACGCCTTTTCCAGCAACGACTTCCGCTGA
- a CDS encoding DUF2092 domain-containing protein, translating to MRTLPAIVSSVAFLLAGPGVVLAQPKPAPAASAPGAGAELPPQEVEEDALKALKRMGTYLDTLKTFGITANTTIDVVTVDGQRLQLDGVTTYKVRRPNGFVIDLNSDIKKRTFIYDGKTFTVSAPELKYYATVDAPATNAATLDAIYDKFGIALPLEDLFHWTGDKTREDKLISGFVVGPATIDGVETQHYAFREKDMDWQIWIQQGDKPLPKKLVIIDRTDPTGPTYVARLSWIENPVYTQQDFAFTPASDAKPIKFMAAR from the coding sequence ATGCGGACCCTTCCGGCCATCGTCAGTTCCGTCGCATTTCTCCTTGCCGGTCCCGGGGTCGTCCTGGCCCAGCCGAAGCCCGCGCCGGCCGCGTCGGCGCCGGGGGCCGGGGCGGAGCTGCCGCCGCAGGAGGTCGAGGAGGACGCCCTGAAAGCGCTCAAGCGCATGGGGACCTATCTGGACACGCTGAAGACGTTCGGCATCACGGCGAACACCACTATCGACGTCGTCACGGTGGACGGCCAGCGACTGCAGCTGGACGGGGTGACCACCTACAAGGTCCGGCGTCCCAACGGCTTCGTCATCGATCTGAACAGCGACATCAAGAAGCGGACCTTCATCTACGACGGCAAGACGTTCACGGTCTCCGCGCCGGAGCTGAAATACTACGCCACGGTCGATGCGCCGGCGACGAACGCCGCGACCCTGGACGCCATCTACGACAAGTTCGGCATCGCGCTGCCGCTCGAGGACCTGTTCCATTGGACCGGCGACAAGACGCGCGAAGACAAGCTGATCTCCGGCTTCGTCGTCGGGCCGGCGACCATCGACGGCGTCGAAACCCAGCACTACGCCTTCCGCGAAAAGGACATGGACTGGCAGATCTGGATCCAGCAGGGCGACAAGCCGCTGCCCAAGAAGCTGGTGATCATCGACCGCACTGATCCGACCGGGCCGACCTACGTCGCGCGGCTGAGCTGGATCGAGAACCCCGTCTACACCCAGCAGGATTTTGCCTTCACGCCCGCGAGCGACGCCAAGCCGATCAAGTTCATGGCGGCGCGCTGA
- a CDS encoding AraC family transcriptional regulator → MTTWIDQAELTAMAQRQSGVEVLRQLYPPGRVAHVEKLEFVPVEEGLFCSLNAWRTAEPTTDHTVVRNSIGLQFVQAGSVRQTLAGHGRYLHAGARVCLTTFPKETRQVRRYGAGLDVKYIGAWVAPDLLVDKFGLEVEALPAPLAAFFRGETSQPFCMSLLLPPRLWLALDEVFASGFSGKLRQTYLATKMTELVCELTASLARAPTPGAGGGDQDELSPREQVLIETAAMIYMRELAAPPSVEALAARIGLNRNRLSEGFRQVFGCTPHDYSKRQRMDWARRLILDGTMRLGEVAQAAGYASLSSFSRAFTDHFGFPPSAAPSAATAE, encoded by the coding sequence ATGACGACGTGGATCGACCAAGCCGAGCTGACGGCCATGGCCCAGCGCCAGTCGGGCGTGGAGGTCCTGCGCCAGCTCTACCCGCCAGGGCGCGTCGCCCACGTCGAAAAGCTCGAGTTCGTGCCGGTCGAGGAGGGGCTGTTCTGCTCGCTCAACGCCTGGAGGACCGCCGAACCGACCACCGACCATACGGTGGTTCGCAATTCGATCGGGCTGCAGTTCGTGCAGGCCGGGTCGGTGCGCCAGACCCTGGCCGGACACGGCCGCTACCTGCACGCCGGCGCACGGGTCTGCCTGACCACCTTTCCGAAGGAGACGCGGCAGGTGCGCCGCTATGGCGCGGGTCTGGACGTCAAGTATATCGGCGCCTGGGTGGCGCCTGACCTGCTGGTCGACAAGTTCGGGCTGGAGGTCGAGGCGCTGCCCGCGCCGCTGGCGGCGTTCTTCCGCGGCGAGACCAGCCAGCCGTTCTGCATGAGCCTGCTGCTGCCGCCGCGGCTGTGGCTGGCGCTGGACGAGGTGTTCGCGAGCGGCTTTTCCGGCAAGCTGCGCCAGACCTATCTGGCGACCAAGATGACCGAGCTGGTCTGCGAACTGACCGCCTCGCTGGCGCGCGCGCCGACGCCGGGCGCGGGGGGCGGCGACCAGGACGAGCTGTCGCCGCGCGAGCAGGTGCTGATCGAGACCGCGGCGATGATCTACATGCGCGAACTGGCCGCCCCGCCGTCGGTTGAGGCGCTGGCCGCGCGCATCGGCCTGAACCGCAACCGGCTGTCGGAAGGGTTCCGGCAGGTGTTCGGCTGCACGCCGCACGACTATTCCAAGCGCCAGCGGATGGACTGGGCCCGGCGGCTGATCCTGGACGGGACCATGCGGCTGGGCGAGGTCGCGCAGGCGGCCGGCTATGCGAGTCTGTCGAGCTTCAGTCGCGCCTTCACCGACCACTTCGGATTTCCCCCCTCGGCGGCGCCGTCCGCCGCGACCGCTGAATAA
- a CDS encoding amidohydrolase family protein: MAGFLIVNARLLDLEAGVLRGGASLRTEGDKIVEVAEGGREIAAGEGVQVIDAGGRTLMPGLIDAHVHAALTTMDFAALARRQTSWRAIETKFILEGMLARGFTTVRDAGGLDPGIANALDRGLVKGPRVFRSGRVLSQTGGHGDSDLPQESPQLCACSIRSSYFSHVADGADAVRKAAREELKSGAHQIKVMAGGGVATPSDPIDMVQYTEEEIRAAVEEARARRTYAFAHAYIPEAIERAVRAGVRSIEHGNLVDAASARAMAAAGCFLVPTLVTYDQIAETGKQLRFPSESLRKLGEVLHAGVGAVQIALDAGVKVGFGTDLLGETHPAQSKELLLRAQVQSNADVLRSATLVNAELLQRQGQLGELAPGAFADLLLVDGDPLADLNVLCGQGERIDLIMRGGVLAKSAL; the protein is encoded by the coding sequence ATGGCTGGCTTTCTGATCGTCAACGCGCGGCTGCTCGACCTGGAGGCCGGGGTGCTGCGGGGCGGCGCCTCGCTGCGCACCGAGGGCGACAAGATCGTCGAGGTGGCCGAGGGCGGACGGGAGATCGCGGCCGGCGAGGGCGTGCAGGTGATCGACGCCGGCGGCCGCACCCTGATGCCGGGGCTGATCGACGCCCACGTCCACGCGGCCCTGACCACCATGGACTTCGCGGCGCTGGCGCGGCGGCAGACCTCGTGGCGGGCGATCGAGACCAAGTTCATCCTCGAAGGCATGCTGGCGCGCGGCTTCACCACGGTGCGCGACGCCGGCGGGCTGGACCCGGGCATCGCCAACGCCCTGGATCGCGGGCTGGTGAAGGGGCCGCGGGTGTTCCGCTCCGGGCGGGTGCTGAGCCAGACCGGCGGCCACGGCGACAGCGATCTGCCGCAGGAGAGCCCGCAGCTTTGCGCCTGCTCGATCCGCTCGTCCTATTTCAGCCACGTCGCCGACGGCGCCGACGCGGTGCGCAAGGCCGCGCGCGAGGAGCTGAAGTCCGGCGCCCACCAGATCAAGGTGATGGCCGGCGGCGGGGTGGCCACGCCCTCCGACCCGATCGACATGGTGCAGTACACCGAGGAGGAGATCCGCGCGGCGGTCGAGGAGGCGCGGGCGCGCCGCACCTACGCCTTCGCCCACGCCTACATCCCCGAGGCCATCGAGCGGGCGGTGCGGGCCGGCGTGCGTTCCATCGAGCACGGCAACCTGGTCGACGCGGCTTCGGCGCGGGCGATGGCGGCGGCCGGCTGCTTCCTGGTGCCGACCCTGGTGACCTACGACCAGATCGCCGAGACCGGAAAGCAACTGCGCTTCCCGAGCGAGAGCCTGCGCAAGCTCGGCGAAGTGCTGCACGCCGGGGTCGGGGCGGTGCAGATCGCGCTCGACGCCGGGGTGAAGGTCGGATTCGGCACCGACCTGCTGGGCGAGACCCATCCGGCCCAGTCCAAGGAGCTGCTGCTGCGCGCCCAGGTGCAGAGCAACGCCGACGTGCTGCGCTCGGCCACCCTGGTCAACGCTGAGCTGCTGCAACGCCAGGGCCAGCTGGGTGAGCTGGCGCCAGGGGCGTTCGCCGACCTGTTGCTGGTCGACGGCGACCCGCTGGCCGACCTCAACGTGCTGTGCGGCCAGGGCGAACGGATCGACCTGATCATGCGCGGCGGCGTGCTGGCCAAGAGCGCCCTGTGA